In the Sarcophilus harrisii chromosome 3, mSarHar1.11, whole genome shotgun sequence genome, one interval contains:
- the LOC105750081 gene encoding zinc finger protein 260-like isoform X3 produces MLENAENLLSLGLPVPREDFFSHVERGGLRNSCPDMETPFGMKEMSANLKMISWKDLFQYREYRTAFANHKRNHTGEEHCEWNTRKRVLRKTSSIGKDKNIPPEEKTPECHECNKAFLALSSLVKHQRIHVGEKPHECKKHGKTSREQSAPAEQERIHTEKQSYICNQCGKDFQCYSKLAQHQRIHTEEKPFECNECGKTFVCNYSLHEHQRIHTGEKPYECNDCGKTFIYRSSLADHQRIHTGEKLYECNECGKTFIYRSHLAVHQRIHTGEKPYECNECGKTFVCSYSLHEHQRIHTGEKPYECNECGKTFIYRSSLADHQRIHTGEKLYECNECGKTFIYRSHLADHQRFHTGEKPYKCNECGKAFVRSYSLHEHQRIHTGEKPYECNECGKTFKYKNSLVSHRRIHTGENPYECSECGKTFKYTNSLAKHQRIHTGEKPYKCNECGKAFTQCSSLAVHWRIHTGEKPYECNKCGKTFTSHSSLAVHQRIHTGEKPYECNECGKAFTKRSYLDAHQRMHNGEKPYECNECGKAFTNCSSLAVHQRIHSGEKPYECNQCGKAFTKRSYLDAHQRMHNGEKPYECNKCGKIFTSHSSLAVHQKIHTGEKPYKCNECGKAFIDGSNLAKHQRIHSGEKPYECNECGKAFTRRSYLDAHQRMHNGEKPSEYSGCGKTFTGRHNLGKHEKIHIGQKPSDKAQILLNNRECTLEENFSVSGS; encoded by the exons GACTTCCAGTTCCCAGAGAAGATTTCTTCTCCCATGTGGAGAGAGGAGGCCTAAGGAACTCCTGTCCTG ATATGGAGACACCGTTTGGTATGAAGGAGATGAGTGCAAATCTGAAAATGATCTCATGGAAAGATCTTTTTCAATATCGTGAATACAGGACTGCTTTTGCCAACCACAAAAGAAACCACACTGGAGAAGAACATTGTGAATGGAATACACGCAAAAGAGTTTTAAGAAAGACTTCCAGCATTGGTAAAGATAAGAATATACCTCCTGAAGAGAAAACACCTGAGTGTCATGAATGTAATAAAGCTTTTCTTGCACTCTCTTCCCTTGTCAAGCACCAGAGAATCCATGTTGGAGAGAAACCTCATGAATgtaagaaacatggaaagacttctagagagcaatctgctCCTGCTGAACAGGAGAGAATTCACACAGAAAAACAATCTTACatatgtaatcaatgtggaaaggattTCCAATGTTATTCCAAATTGgctcaacatcagagaatccacactgaagagaaacctttcgaatgtaatgaatgtggaaagacttttgtATGCAATTACAGTCTTcatgaacatcagagaatccacactggagaaaagccttatgaatgtaatgactgtggaaagactttcatataTCGCTCTAGTCTTGCTgatcatcagagaatccacactggagagaagctttatgaatgtaatgaatgtggaaagactttcatataTCGCTCCCATCTTGctgtccatcagagaatccacactggagagaagccttacgaatgtaatgaatgtggaaaaacttttgTATGCAGTTACAGTCTTcatgaacatcagagaatccacactggagagaagccttatgaatgtaatgaatgtggaaagactttcatataTCGCTCTAGTCTTGCTgatcatcagagaatccacactggagagaaactttatgaatgtaatgaatgtggaaagactttcatataTCGCTCCCATCTTGCTGACCATCAGAGAttccacactggagaaaagccttataaatgtaatgaatgtggaaaggcttttgtACGTAGTTACAGTCTTcatgaacatcagagaatccacactggagagaagccttatgaatgtaatgaatgtggaaaaactttcaaatacaaaaatagtCTAGTAAGCCATCgtagaatccacactggagagaatccttatgaatgtagtgaatgtggaaagactttcaaatataCAAACAGTCTCGcaaaacatcagagaattcacactggagagaagccttataaatgtaatgaatgtggaaaggctttcacacagTGTTCCAGTCTTGCTGTTCATtggagaatccacactggagagaagccttatgaatgtaacaaatgtggaaagactttcacatcTCACTCCAGTCTTGCTGTCCACCAGAGAATTCACAccggagagaagccttatgaatgtaatgaatgtggaaaggctttcacaaagcGCTCCTATCTTGATGCACATCAGAGAATGCACaatggagagaagccttatgaatgtaatgaatgtggaaaggctttcacaaatTGCTCCAGTCTTGCTGTCCATCAGAGGATTCACagtggagagaagccttatgaatgtaatcaatgtggaaaagctttcacaAAGCGCTCCTATCTTGATGCACATCAGAGAATGCACaatggagagaagccttatgaatgcaACAAATGTGGAAAGATTTTCACATCTCACTCCAGTCTTGCTGTccatcagaaaatccacactggagagaaaccttataaatgtaatgaatgtggaaaggctttcatagATGGCTCTAATCttgctaaacatcagagaattcattctggagagaagccttatgaatgtaatgaatgtggaaaggctttcacaaggCGCTCTTATCTTGATGCACATCAGAGAATGCACAATGGAGAGAAGCCTTCTGAATATAGTGGCTGTGGAAAGACCTTCACAGGGCGCCACAATCTTGGTAAACATGAGAAAATCCACATTGGACAGAAACCGTCAGACAAAGCTCAAATTTTGCTTAACAACAGAGAGTGCACATTAGAGGAAAACTTTTCAGTGTCTGGATCATGA
- the LOC105750081 gene encoding zinc finger protein 260-like isoform X2, whose amino-acid sequence MAPDSCRPPPQELVTFKDVVVDFSPEEWDLLDPDQKELHKEVMLENAENLLSLGLPVPREDFFSHVERGGLRNSCPDMETPFGMKEMSANLKMISWKDLFQYREYRTAFANHKRNHTGEEHCEWNTRKRVLRKTSSIGKDKNIPPEEKTPECHECNKAFLALSSLVKHQRIHVGEKPHECKKHGKTSREQSAPAEQERIHTEKQSYICNQCGKDFQCYSKLAQHQRIHTEEKPFECNECGKTFVCNYSLHEHQRIHTGEKPYECNDCGKTFIYRSSLADHQRIHTGEKLYECNECGKTFIYRSHLAVHQRIHTGEKPYECNECGKTFVCSYSLHEHQRIHTGEKPYECNECGKTFIYRSSLADHQRIHTGEKLYECNECGKTFIYRSHLADHQRFHTGEKPYKCNECGKAFVRSYSLHEHQRIHTGEKPYECNECGKTFKYKNSLVSHRRIHTGENPYECSECGKTFKYTNSLAKHQRIHTGEKPYKCNECGKAFTQCSSLAVHWRIHTGEKPYECNKCGKTFTSHSSLAVHQRIHTGEKPYECNECGKAFTKRSYLDAHQRMHNGEKPYECNECGKAFTNCSSLAVHQRIHSGEKPYECNQCGKAFTKRSYLDAHQRMHNGEKPYECNKCGKIFTSHSSLAVHQKIHTGEKPYKCNECGKAFIDGSNLAKHQRIHSGEKPYECNECGKAFTRRSYLDAHQRMHNGEKPSEYSGCGKTFTGRHNLGKHEKIHIGQKPSDKAQILLNNRECTLEENFSVSGS is encoded by the exons ATGGCCCCTGACAGCTGCAGACCCCCACCCCAG GAGCTGGTGACCTTCAAGGATGTGGTTGTGGACTTCAGCCCTGAGGAATGGGATCTTTTGGACCCGGATCAGAAAGAGCTGCACAAGGAGGTCATGCTGGAGAATGCCGAGAACTTGCTCTCCCTGG GACTTCCAGTTCCCAGAGAAGATTTCTTCTCCCATGTGGAGAGAGGAGGCCTAAGGAACTCCTGTCCTG ATATGGAGACACCGTTTGGTATGAAGGAGATGAGTGCAAATCTGAAAATGATCTCATGGAAAGATCTTTTTCAATATCGTGAATACAGGACTGCTTTTGCCAACCACAAAAGAAACCACACTGGAGAAGAACATTGTGAATGGAATACACGCAAAAGAGTTTTAAGAAAGACTTCCAGCATTGGTAAAGATAAGAATATACCTCCTGAAGAGAAAACACCTGAGTGTCATGAATGTAATAAAGCTTTTCTTGCACTCTCTTCCCTTGTCAAGCACCAGAGAATCCATGTTGGAGAGAAACCTCATGAATgtaagaaacatggaaagacttctagagagcaatctgctCCTGCTGAACAGGAGAGAATTCACACAGAAAAACAATCTTACatatgtaatcaatgtggaaaggattTCCAATGTTATTCCAAATTGgctcaacatcagagaatccacactgaagagaaacctttcgaatgtaatgaatgtggaaagacttttgtATGCAATTACAGTCTTcatgaacatcagagaatccacactggagaaaagccttatgaatgtaatgactgtggaaagactttcatataTCGCTCTAGTCTTGCTgatcatcagagaatccacactggagagaagctttatgaatgtaatgaatgtggaaagactttcatataTCGCTCCCATCTTGctgtccatcagagaatccacactggagagaagccttacgaatgtaatgaatgtggaaaaacttttgTATGCAGTTACAGTCTTcatgaacatcagagaatccacactggagagaagccttatgaatgtaatgaatgtggaaagactttcatataTCGCTCTAGTCTTGCTgatcatcagagaatccacactggagagaaactttatgaatgtaatgaatgtggaaagactttcatataTCGCTCCCATCTTGCTGACCATCAGAGAttccacactggagaaaagccttataaatgtaatgaatgtggaaaggcttttgtACGTAGTTACAGTCTTcatgaacatcagagaatccacactggagagaagccttatgaatgtaatgaatgtggaaaaactttcaaatacaaaaatagtCTAGTAAGCCATCgtagaatccacactggagagaatccttatgaatgtagtgaatgtggaaagactttcaaatataCAAACAGTCTCGcaaaacatcagagaattcacactggagagaagccttataaatgtaatgaatgtggaaaggctttcacacagTGTTCCAGTCTTGCTGTTCATtggagaatccacactggagagaagccttatgaatgtaacaaatgtggaaagactttcacatcTCACTCCAGTCTTGCTGTCCACCAGAGAATTCACAccggagagaagccttatgaatgtaatgaatgtggaaaggctttcacaaagcGCTCCTATCTTGATGCACATCAGAGAATGCACaatggagagaagccttatgaatgtaatgaatgtggaaaggctttcacaaatTGCTCCAGTCTTGCTGTCCATCAGAGGATTCACagtggagagaagccttatgaatgtaatcaatgtggaaaagctttcacaAAGCGCTCCTATCTTGATGCACATCAGAGAATGCACaatggagagaagccttatgaatgcaACAAATGTGGAAAGATTTTCACATCTCACTCCAGTCTTGCTGTccatcagaaaatccacactggagagaaaccttataaatgtaatgaatgtggaaaggctttcatagATGGCTCTAATCttgctaaacatcagagaattcattctggagagaagccttatgaatgtaatgaatgtggaaaggctttcacaaggCGCTCTTATCTTGATGCACATCAGAGAATGCACAATGGAGAGAAGCCTTCTGAATATAGTGGCTGTGGAAAGACCTTCACAGGGCGCCACAATCTTGGTAAACATGAGAAAATCCACATTGGACAGAAACCGTCAGACAAAGCTCAAATTTTGCTTAACAACAGAGAGTGCACATTAGAGGAAAACTTTTCAGTGTCTGGATCATGA
- the LOC105750081 gene encoding zinc finger protein 260-like isoform X1: MGPEEDQGLAQVRRLKPEGMAPDSCRPPPQELVTFKDVVVDFSPEEWDLLDPDQKELHKEVMLENAENLLSLGLPVPREDFFSHVERGGLRNSCPDMETPFGMKEMSANLKMISWKDLFQYREYRTAFANHKRNHTGEEHCEWNTRKRVLRKTSSIGKDKNIPPEEKTPECHECNKAFLALSSLVKHQRIHVGEKPHECKKHGKTSREQSAPAEQERIHTEKQSYICNQCGKDFQCYSKLAQHQRIHTEEKPFECNECGKTFVCNYSLHEHQRIHTGEKPYECNDCGKTFIYRSSLADHQRIHTGEKLYECNECGKTFIYRSHLAVHQRIHTGEKPYECNECGKTFVCSYSLHEHQRIHTGEKPYECNECGKTFIYRSSLADHQRIHTGEKLYECNECGKTFIYRSHLADHQRFHTGEKPYKCNECGKAFVRSYSLHEHQRIHTGEKPYECNECGKTFKYKNSLVSHRRIHTGENPYECSECGKTFKYTNSLAKHQRIHTGEKPYKCNECGKAFTQCSSLAVHWRIHTGEKPYECNKCGKTFTSHSSLAVHQRIHTGEKPYECNECGKAFTKRSYLDAHQRMHNGEKPYECNECGKAFTNCSSLAVHQRIHSGEKPYECNQCGKAFTKRSYLDAHQRMHNGEKPYECNKCGKIFTSHSSLAVHQKIHTGEKPYKCNECGKAFIDGSNLAKHQRIHSGEKPYECNECGKAFTRRSYLDAHQRMHNGEKPSEYSGCGKTFTGRHNLGKHEKIHIGQKPSDKAQILLNNRECTLEENFSVSGS, encoded by the exons CCTGAAGAGGACCAAGGCCTGGCCCAAGTGAGGCGCCTGAAGCCAGAGGGAATGGCCCCTGACAGCTGCAGACCCCCACCCCAG GAGCTGGTGACCTTCAAGGATGTGGTTGTGGACTTCAGCCCTGAGGAATGGGATCTTTTGGACCCGGATCAGAAAGAGCTGCACAAGGAGGTCATGCTGGAGAATGCCGAGAACTTGCTCTCCCTGG GACTTCCAGTTCCCAGAGAAGATTTCTTCTCCCATGTGGAGAGAGGAGGCCTAAGGAACTCCTGTCCTG ATATGGAGACACCGTTTGGTATGAAGGAGATGAGTGCAAATCTGAAAATGATCTCATGGAAAGATCTTTTTCAATATCGTGAATACAGGACTGCTTTTGCCAACCACAAAAGAAACCACACTGGAGAAGAACATTGTGAATGGAATACACGCAAAAGAGTTTTAAGAAAGACTTCCAGCATTGGTAAAGATAAGAATATACCTCCTGAAGAGAAAACACCTGAGTGTCATGAATGTAATAAAGCTTTTCTTGCACTCTCTTCCCTTGTCAAGCACCAGAGAATCCATGTTGGAGAGAAACCTCATGAATgtaagaaacatggaaagacttctagagagcaatctgctCCTGCTGAACAGGAGAGAATTCACACAGAAAAACAATCTTACatatgtaatcaatgtggaaaggattTCCAATGTTATTCCAAATTGgctcaacatcagagaatccacactgaagagaaacctttcgaatgtaatgaatgtggaaagacttttgtATGCAATTACAGTCTTcatgaacatcagagaatccacactggagaaaagccttatgaatgtaatgactgtggaaagactttcatataTCGCTCTAGTCTTGCTgatcatcagagaatccacactggagagaagctttatgaatgtaatgaatgtggaaagactttcatataTCGCTCCCATCTTGctgtccatcagagaatccacactggagagaagccttacgaatgtaatgaatgtggaaaaacttttgTATGCAGTTACAGTCTTcatgaacatcagagaatccacactggagagaagccttatgaatgtaatgaatgtggaaagactttcatataTCGCTCTAGTCTTGCTgatcatcagagaatccacactggagagaaactttatgaatgtaatgaatgtggaaagactttcatataTCGCTCCCATCTTGCTGACCATCAGAGAttccacactggagaaaagccttataaatgtaatgaatgtggaaaggcttttgtACGTAGTTACAGTCTTcatgaacatcagagaatccacactggagagaagccttatgaatgtaatgaatgtggaaaaactttcaaatacaaaaatagtCTAGTAAGCCATCgtagaatccacactggagagaatccttatgaatgtagtgaatgtggaaagactttcaaatataCAAACAGTCTCGcaaaacatcagagaattcacactggagagaagccttataaatgtaatgaatgtggaaaggctttcacacagTGTTCCAGTCTTGCTGTTCATtggagaatccacactggagagaagccttatgaatgtaacaaatgtggaaagactttcacatcTCACTCCAGTCTTGCTGTCCACCAGAGAATTCACAccggagagaagccttatgaatgtaatgaatgtggaaaggctttcacaaagcGCTCCTATCTTGATGCACATCAGAGAATGCACaatggagagaagccttatgaatgtaatgaatgtggaaaggctttcacaaatTGCTCCAGTCTTGCTGTCCATCAGAGGATTCACagtggagagaagccttatgaatgtaatcaatgtggaaaagctttcacaAAGCGCTCCTATCTTGATGCACATCAGAGAATGCACaatggagagaagccttatgaatgcaACAAATGTGGAAAGATTTTCACATCTCACTCCAGTCTTGCTGTccatcagaaaatccacactggagagaaaccttataaatgtaatgaatgtggaaaggctttcatagATGGCTCTAATCttgctaaacatcagagaattcattctggagagaagccttatgaatgtaatgaatgtggaaaggctttcacaaggCGCTCTTATCTTGATGCACATCAGAGAATGCACAATGGAGAGAAGCCTTCTGAATATAGTGGCTGTGGAAAGACCTTCACAGGGCGCCACAATCTTGGTAAACATGAGAAAATCCACATTGGACAGAAACCGTCAGACAAAGCTCAAATTTTGCTTAACAACAGAGAGTGCACATTAGAGGAAAACTTTTCAGTGTCTGGATCATGA